A stretch of Rhizobium sp. TH2 DNA encodes these proteins:
- a CDS encoding DUF2852 domain-containing protein, with product MYRTAPLIRPDWTPATIALMVLGFIVFWPLGLAMLAYILFGDRLHAFKREANEKMDGFYRNCRQAGGWHGRSRHHRPDTGNVAFDDWRKAELERIEEERRKLDEMRAEFDNYLRELRRAKDQEEFDRFMRDRNNRPPANTDNHEGFSG from the coding sequence ATGTACCGCACTGCACCACTCATACGGCCCGATTGGACGCCGGCCACCATCGCGCTGATGGTCCTGGGTTTCATCGTCTTCTGGCCGCTTGGCCTGGCAATGCTCGCCTATATCCTCTTCGGTGACCGGCTGCATGCCTTCAAACGAGAGGCGAATGAAAAGATGGATGGATTCTATCGCAACTGCAGGCAAGCCGGCGGCTGGCACGGCCGCAGCCGTCACCATCGCCCCGACACAGGCAATGTTGCCTTCGACGATTGGCGCAAGGCCGAACTCGAACGCATCGAGGAAGAACGCCGCAAGCTCGACGAAATGCGCGCAGAGTTCGACAATTACCTCCGCGAACTGCGCCGCGCCAAGGACCAGGAAGAGTTCGACCGCTTCATGCGCGATCGCAACAACCGTCCCCCGGCCAACACCGACAACCACGAAGGCTTCTCCGGCTGA
- the trxA gene encoding thioredoxin produces the protein MATVKVDNNNFQNEVLNSAEPVVVDFWAEWCGPCKMIAPALEEISNEMTGKVKVVKLNIDDNPELAAQFGVRSIPTLAIFKGGKVADIKVGAAPKTALSAWIAGAA, from the coding sequence ATGGCCACCGTGAAGGTCGACAATAACAATTTCCAGAACGAGGTCCTGAATTCGGCCGAACCGGTCGTGGTGGACTTCTGGGCCGAATGGTGCGGACCCTGTAAGATGATCGCGCCTGCGCTCGAGGAAATTTCCAATGAGATGACCGGCAAGGTGAAGGTCGTGAAGCTCAACATCGACGACAATCCGGAATTGGCCGCCCAGTTCGGCGTGCGCTCGATCCCGACGCTCGCCATCTTCAAAGGCGGCAAGGTCGCCGACATCAAGGTCGGCGCCGCCCCCAAGACCGCCCTGTCCGCCTGGATCGCCGGCGCTGCGTGA